CTCGATATCGCCAAGCAGATGCTGCGCATCTGCCGCGCGGTCGGCGCGCCGCTGCTGCTGGTGTGTTCGAGCACCTCGAGCCACGCCAGCGGCGAGCCGGCGCTGCTGGCGCGCCACCTGGCCAAGCTGGCCACGCTGGCGGTGCCGCTGGGCGTGCGCATCGGTTACGAGGCGCTGTCCTGGGGCCGCCACATCAACCAGTACGAGCAATCGTGGGAAGTGGTGCAGATGGCCGACCACGCCAACCTGGGCCTGGTGATCGACTCTTTCCACATGCTCGCAAGGCAGGCGAACCTGGACTACCTGCAGGAGATTTCAAGCGACAGGATCGCACTGGTGCAGCTGTCGGACTTCATGTGGCGCGACATCGCCAGCGCCGAGGAACGCCTTGAAACGGCGCGCCACCTGCGCGTGTTTCCGGGCGAGGGCGCGCACTCCGACGAACTGGCCGACCTGCTGCGCCGGCTCGACCGCGCCGGCTACCGCGGCGACTACAGCTTCGAAGTATTCAACGACGATTACCAGCAGCTGCCGCTGGCGGTGGTGGCGCAGCGCGCCCATCGCAGCGCCAAGTGGGTCACCGACCAGGTTTTGCGGCGCAGCCTGGAAATGCGCCGCCGCACCGCGAACCATCCGACCATGGCCTAGCTATATTTGGCCGGCGATGCAACCGCCGGCCCGCTACGGCATCTAACAATCAAAGGGGAAAGCCATGAAAATCCTGGTGCTTAACGGTATCAACCTCAACATGTTCGGCAAGCGCGATCCTGCCCAGTACGGCACGACAACGCTGGCCGAAATCGACGACCGGCTACGCACGCTCGGCGCCGAACTTGGCGCTGAAATCACCGCCTTCCAGACCAACTTCGAAGGCGCCATGTGCGAGCGCATCCACGCCGCTTTCGCCGAAGACTTCGACGCGGTGCTGATCAACGCCGGCGCCTGGACCCACTACAGCTACGGCATCCGGGACGCGCTGGCCATTCTCACCGTCCCGATCATCGAGCTGCACATGTCCAACGTCCACGCGCGCGAGCCGTTCCGCCACGTCTCGGTGTTCGCCGACGTCGTCAAGGGCCAGATTTGCGGCTTCGGCGCCGACAGCTACCTGCTGGCGCTGCGCGCCGCGGTATCGGCAGTCCAGCCGAAATAAGGGGACGAAAATGCGCAAGTCAATTGCCACGGTATCGCTGTCGGGCATGCTGGCCGAAAAGCTCGAGGCCGCCGCCGCGGCGCGCTTCGACGGTGTCGAAATCTTCGAAAACGACCTGCTCAACTTCCCCGGCACGCCGCGCGACGTGCGCCGCCTGTGCGCGGAACTGGGGCTGCGCATCGAGATGTTCCAGCCGTTTCGCGACTTCGAAGGCGTCTCGCCGGAGCAGCTGCAGCGTAACCTGGACCGCGCCGAACGCAAGTTCGACGTCATGGAGGAACTCGGCACCGACCTCATTCTGGTGTGCTCCAACATCGCCGACACCGCTTCGCCCGACCTCGGCCTGCGCGCCGAACAACTGCGGCTGATGGCCGAACGCGCCGCGCGGCGCGGCGTGC
This window of the Massilia sp. R2A-15 genome carries:
- a CDS encoding sugar phosphate isomerase/epimerase — translated: MNLSNFGMDSITLAGPLEAKLQASRDAGFSQIMLWAKDLAGHPGGFDEAVRLVRASGLRVTGLQVMRDFEGLSGTLHEYKLDIAKQMLRICRAVGAPLLLVCSSTSSHASGEPALLARHLAKLATLAVPLGVRIGYEALSWGRHINQYEQSWEVVQMADHANLGLVIDSFHMLARQANLDYLQEISSDRIALVQLSDFMWRDIASAEERLETARHLRVFPGEGAHSDELADLLRRLDRAGYRGDYSFEVFNDDYQQLPLAVVAQRAHRSAKWVTDQVLRRSLEMRRRTANHPTMA
- the aroQ gene encoding type II 3-dehydroquinate dehydratase, translated to MKILVLNGINLNMFGKRDPAQYGTTTLAEIDDRLRTLGAELGAEITAFQTNFEGAMCERIHAAFAEDFDAVLINAGAWTHYSYGIRDALAILTVPIIELHMSNVHAREPFRHVSVFADVVKGQICGFGADSYLLALRAAVSAVQPK